Proteins from a genomic interval of Schistocerca cancellata isolate TAMUIC-IGC-003103 chromosome 8, iqSchCanc2.1, whole genome shotgun sequence:
- the LOC126094721 gene encoding LIRP isoform X2, translating to MWKLCLRLLAVLAVCLCTATQAQSDLFLLSPKRSGAPQPVARYCGEKLSNALKIVCRGNYNPMFKKASQDVSDAESEDNYWSGQSADEEVEAPALPPYPVLARPSAGGLLTAAVFRRRTRGVFDECCRKSCSISELQTYCGRR from the exons ATGTGGAAGCTGTGCCTCCGACTGCTCGCCGTGCTGGCGGTGTGCCTGTGCACGGCCACGCAGGCGCAGTCCGACCTGTTCCTCCTGTCGCCCAAGCGCAGCGGCGCGCCGCAGCCGGTGGCCCGCTACTGCGGCGAGAAGCTCTCCAACGCGCTCAAGATCGTCTGCCGTGGCAACTACAACCCCATGTTCAAGAAGGCTTCCCAAG ATGTGTCAGACGCGGAGTCTGAAGACAACTACTGGAGCGGCCAGTCGGCCGACGAGGAGGTGGAGGCGCCGGCGCTGCCGCCGTACCCCGTGCTGGCGCGGCCGAGCGCGGGGGGCCTGCTGACCGCCGCCGTCTTCCGGCGGCGCACGCGCGGCGTCTTCGACGAGTGCTGCCGCAAGAGCTGCAGCATCAGCGAGCTGCAGACCTACTGCGGCCGCCGGTAG